The Macaca fascicularis isolate 582-1 chromosome 1, T2T-MFA8v1.1 genome includes a window with the following:
- the PLEKHM2 gene encoding pleckstrin homology domain-containing family M member 2 isoform X2: MEPREVKDRILENISLSVKKLQSYFAACEDETPAIRNHDKVLQRLCEHLDHALLYGLQDLSSGYWVLVVHFTRREAIKQIEVLQHVATNLGRSRAWLYLALNENSLESYLRLFQENLGLLHKYYVKNALVCSHDHLTLFLTLVSGLEFIRFELDLDAPYLDLAPYMPDYYKPQYLLDFEDRLPSSVHGSDSLSLNSFNSVTSTNLEWDDSAIAPSSEDGDLTDTVSGPRSTASDLTNSKASTRSPTQRQNPFNEEPAETVSSSDTTPVHTTSQEKEEAQALDLPDACTELEVIRVTKKKKIGKKKKSRSDEEASPLHPACSQKKCAKQGDSDSRNGSPSLGRDSPDTTLASPQEEGEGPSSTTESSERSEPGLLIPEMKDTSMERLGQPLSKVIDQLNGQLDPSTWCSRAEPPDQSFRTGSPGDAPERPPLCDFSEGLSAPMDFYRFTVESPSTVTSGGGHHDPAGLGQPLHVPSSPEAAGQEEEGGGGEGQTPRPLEDTTREAQELEAQLSLVREGPVSEPEPGTQEVLCQLKRDQPSPCLSSAEDSGVDEGQGSPSEMVHSSEFRVDNNHLLLLMIHVFRENEEQLFKMIRMSTGHMEGNLQLLYVLLTDCYVYLLRKGATEKPYLVEEAVSYNELDYVSVGLDQQTVKLVCTNRRKQFLLDTADVALAEFFLASLKSAMIKGCREPPYPSILTDATMEKLALAKFVAQESKCEASAVTVRFYGLVHWEDPTDESLGPAPCHCSPPEGTITKEGMLHYKAGTSYLGKEHWKTCFVVLSNGILYQYPDRTDVIPLLSVNMGGEQCGGCRRANTTDRPHAFQVILSDRPCLELSAESEAEMAEWMQHLCQAVSKGVIPQGVAPSPCIPCCLVLTDDRLFTCHEDCQTSFFRSLGTAKLGDISAVSTEPGKEYCVLEFSQDSQQLLPPWVIYLSCTSELDRLLSALNSGWKTIYQVDLPHTAIQEASNKKKFEDALSLIHSAWQRSDSLCRGRASRDPWC; this comes from the exons ttgcaGAGCTATTTTGCTGCATGTGAGGATGAGACCCCTGCCATCCGGAACCATGACAAGGTCCTGCAGCGTCTGTGTGAGCACCTGGACCACGCCCTGCTGTACGG ACTGCAAGACCTCTCCTCTGGCTACTGGGTGCTTGTGGTGCATTTCACTCGGAGAGAGGCCATCAAGCAGATCGAGGTGCTGCAGCACGTGGCCACCAACCTGGGGCGCA GCCGTGCCTGGCTGTACCTGGCCCTCAACGAGAACTCCTTGGAGAGCTACCTGCGGTTGTTCCAGGAGAACCTGGGTCTGCTGCATAAGTACTACGTCAA GAATGCCCTGGTCTGCAGCCACGATCACCTGACGCTCTTCCTGACCTTGGTGTCCGGGCTGGAGTTCATTCGTTTCGAGCTGGACCTG GATGCCCCTTACCTAGACCTGGCCCCCTACATGCCCGACTACTACAAACCTCAGTATCTGCTGGACTTCGAAGACCGCCTTCCCAGCTCGGTCCACGGCTCAGACAGTCTGTCCCTCAACTCCTTCAACTCCGTCACCTCCACCAACCTGGAGTGGGATGACAGTGCGATTGCCCCATCTAGTGAGG ATGGAGACCTCACAGACACGGTCAGCGGCCCCCGCTCCACAGCCTCTGACCTGACCAACAGCAAGGCCTCCACCAGGAGCCCCACCCAGCGCCAGAACCCCTTCAACGAGGAGCCAGCAGAGACCGTGTCCTCCTCTGACACCACCCCCGTGCACACCACCTCTCAGGAGAAGGAGGAGGCCCAGGCCCTGGACCTGCCAGATGCCTGCACGGAGCTCGAGGTCATCAG AGTcaccaagaagaagaaaattggCAAGAAGAAAAAGAGCAGATCAGATGAGGAGGCGAGTCCACTCCACCCCGCCTGCAGCCAGAAGAAATGTGCCAAGCAGGGGGACAGTGACAGCCGCAACGGCAGCCCAAGCCTTGGGCGGGACTCGCCGGACACTACGCTTGCCTCCccccaggaggagggagaggggccGAGCAGCACCACGGAGAGCAGCGAGCGCTCCGAGCCTGGCCTGCTGATCCCCGAGATGAAGGACACCTCCATGGAGCGCCTGGGGCAGCCTCTGAGCAAGGTTATCGACCAGCTCAACGGGCAGCTGGACCCCAGCACCTGGTGCTCCCGTGCTGAGCCCCCAGACCAGTCCTTTCGGACCGGCTCTCCCGGGGATGCCCCGGAGAGGCCGCCGCTTTGCGACTTTAGTGAGGGGCTTTCAGCCCCAATGGACTTCTACCGCTTTACCGTCGAGAGTCCAAGCACTGTTACATCAGGTGGCGGCCACCATGACCCTGCAGGGCTTGGCCAACCGCTGCATGTTCCTAGTAGCCCTGAGGCTGCTGGccaagaagaagagggaggaggaggagagggacagACGCCTCGGCCCCTAGAGGATACCACGAGGGAGGCTCAGGAGCTGGAGGCCCAGCTGTCTCTGGTCAGGGAGGGGCCTGTGTCTGAGCCAGAGCCTGGGACCCAGGAGGTTCTCTGCCAGCTCAAGCGAGACCAGCCCAGCCCGTGTCTGAGTAGCGCTGAGGATTCTGGGGTAGATGAGGGACAGGGGAGCCCTTCGGAGATGGTCCATTCCTCGGAGTTCAG AGTAGACAACAATCACCTGCTCCTGCTAATGATCCACGTGTTCAGAGAAAACGAAGAGCAGCTGTTCAAA ATGATCCGGATGAGCACCGGGCACATGGAGGGCAACCTGCAGCTGCTGTACGTGCTGCTCACAGACTGCTATGTCTACCTGCTCCGGAAAG GGGCCACAGAGAAGCCATACCTGGTGGAAGAGGCCGTTTCTTACAATGAACTTGACTATGTGTCG GTTGGCCTTGACCAGCAGACGGTGAAGCTGGTGTGCACCAACCGCAGGAAGCAGTTTCTGCTGGACACGGCTGATGTGGCGCTGGCTGA GTTCTTTTTGGCTTCTTTGAAGTCAGCCATGATCAAAGGCTGTCGAGAACCACCCTACCCCAGCATCCTGACGGATGCCACCATGGAGAAGCTGGCACTGGCCAAATTTGTGGCCCAAGAATCGAAGTGTGAG GCATCTGCTGTCACCGTGCGCTTCTACGGCCTTGTGCACTGGGAGGACCCCACAGATGAGTCCCTGGGCCCTGCCCCCTGCCACTGCTCACCCCCCGAGGGCACCATCACCAAAGAAGGCATGCTGCACTACAAGGCGGGCACCTCCTACCTGGGCAAGGAACACTGGAAGACGTGCTTTGTGGTTCTCAG CAACGGGATCCTCTACCAGTACCCGGACCGCACCGATGTCATCCCTCTGCTCTCAGTGAACATGGG GGGGGAGCAGTGCGGTGGCTGCCGGAGAGCCAACACCACGGATCGGCCCCACGCCTTCCAGGTCATTCTCTCCGACCGGCCCTGCCTGGAGCTGAGTGCCGAGAGTGAGGCCGAGATGGCCGAGTGGATGCAGCACCTCTGCCAGGCTGTGTCCAAAGGG GTCATCCCTCAGGGCGTAGCTCCCAGCCCCTGCATCCCCTGCTGCCTGGTCCTCACCGATGACCGCCTCTTCACGTGCCATGAGGATTGCCAGACCAGCTTCTTCCGCTCTCTGGGCACAGCCAAGCTGGGCGACATCAGCGCTGTCTCCACTGAGCCGGGCAAGGAGTACTGTGTCTTg GAGTTCTCCCAGGACAGCCAGCAGCTCCTTCCGCCCTGGGTCATCTACCTGAGTTGCACTTCTGAACTGGACCGATTGCTGTCTGCACTGAACTCTGGGTGGAAAACCATTTATCAG GTGGACCTCCCCCACACGGCGATCCAGGAAGCCTCCAACAAGAAGAAATTCGAGGATGCCTTGAGCCTCATCCACAGCGCCTGGCAGCGGAGCGACAGTCTCTGCCGCGGCCGAGCCTCCCGAGACCCCTGGTGCTGA
- the PLEKHM2 gene encoding pleckstrin homology domain-containing family M member 2 isoform X1 — translation MEPREVKDRILENISLSVKKLQSYFAACEDETPAIRNHDKVLQRLCEHLDHALLYGLQDLSSGYWVLVVHFTRREAIKQIEVLQHVATNLGRSRAWLYLALNENSLESYLRLFQENLGLLHKYYVKNALVCSHDHLTLFLTLVSGLEFIRFELDLDAPYLDLAPYMPDYYKPQYLLDFEDRLPSSVHGSDSLSLNSFNSVTSTNLEWDDSAIAPSSEDYDFGDVFPAVPSVPSTDWEDGDLTDTVSGPRSTASDLTNSKASTRSPTQRQNPFNEEPAETVSSSDTTPVHTTSQEKEEAQALDLPDACTELEVIRVTKKKKIGKKKKSRSDEEASPLHPACSQKKCAKQGDSDSRNGSPSLGRDSPDTTLASPQEEGEGPSSTTESSERSEPGLLIPEMKDTSMERLGQPLSKVIDQLNGQLDPSTWCSRAEPPDQSFRTGSPGDAPERPPLCDFSEGLSAPMDFYRFTVESPSTVTSGGGHHDPAGLGQPLHVPSSPEAAGQEEEGGGGEGQTPRPLEDTTREAQELEAQLSLVREGPVSEPEPGTQEVLCQLKRDQPSPCLSSAEDSGVDEGQGSPSEMVHSSEFRVDNNHLLLLMIHVFRENEEQLFKMIRMSTGHMEGNLQLLYVLLTDCYVYLLRKGATEKPYLVEEAVSYNELDYVSVGLDQQTVKLVCTNRRKQFLLDTADVALAEFFLASLKSAMIKGCREPPYPSILTDATMEKLALAKFVAQESKCEASAVTVRFYGLVHWEDPTDESLGPAPCHCSPPEGTITKEGMLHYKAGTSYLGKEHWKTCFVVLSNGILYQYPDRTDVIPLLSVNMGGEQCGGCRRANTTDRPHAFQVILSDRPCLELSAESEAEMAEWMQHLCQAVSKGVIPQGVAPSPCIPCCLVLTDDRLFTCHEDCQTSFFRSLGTAKLGDISAVSTEPGKEYCVLEFSQDSQQLLPPWVIYLSCTSELDRLLSALNSGWKTIYQVDLPHTAIQEASNKKKFEDALSLIHSAWQRSDSLCRGRASRDPWC, via the exons ttgcaGAGCTATTTTGCTGCATGTGAGGATGAGACCCCTGCCATCCGGAACCATGACAAGGTCCTGCAGCGTCTGTGTGAGCACCTGGACCACGCCCTGCTGTACGG ACTGCAAGACCTCTCCTCTGGCTACTGGGTGCTTGTGGTGCATTTCACTCGGAGAGAGGCCATCAAGCAGATCGAGGTGCTGCAGCACGTGGCCACCAACCTGGGGCGCA GCCGTGCCTGGCTGTACCTGGCCCTCAACGAGAACTCCTTGGAGAGCTACCTGCGGTTGTTCCAGGAGAACCTGGGTCTGCTGCATAAGTACTACGTCAA GAATGCCCTGGTCTGCAGCCACGATCACCTGACGCTCTTCCTGACCTTGGTGTCCGGGCTGGAGTTCATTCGTTTCGAGCTGGACCTG GATGCCCCTTACCTAGACCTGGCCCCCTACATGCCCGACTACTACAAACCTCAGTATCTGCTGGACTTCGAAGACCGCCTTCCCAGCTCGGTCCACGGCTCAGACAGTCTGTCCCTCAACTCCTTCAACTCCGTCACCTCCACCAACCTGGAGTGGGATGACAGTGCGATTGCCCCATCTAGTGAGG ATTATGATTTTGGAGATGTGTTTCCAGCAGTGCCGTCTGTACCCAGCACAGACTGGGAAG ATGGAGACCTCACAGACACGGTCAGCGGCCCCCGCTCCACAGCCTCTGACCTGACCAACAGCAAGGCCTCCACCAGGAGCCCCACCCAGCGCCAGAACCCCTTCAACGAGGAGCCAGCAGAGACCGTGTCCTCCTCTGACACCACCCCCGTGCACACCACCTCTCAGGAGAAGGAGGAGGCCCAGGCCCTGGACCTGCCAGATGCCTGCACGGAGCTCGAGGTCATCAG AGTcaccaagaagaagaaaattggCAAGAAGAAAAAGAGCAGATCAGATGAGGAGGCGAGTCCACTCCACCCCGCCTGCAGCCAGAAGAAATGTGCCAAGCAGGGGGACAGTGACAGCCGCAACGGCAGCCCAAGCCTTGGGCGGGACTCGCCGGACACTACGCTTGCCTCCccccaggaggagggagaggggccGAGCAGCACCACGGAGAGCAGCGAGCGCTCCGAGCCTGGCCTGCTGATCCCCGAGATGAAGGACACCTCCATGGAGCGCCTGGGGCAGCCTCTGAGCAAGGTTATCGACCAGCTCAACGGGCAGCTGGACCCCAGCACCTGGTGCTCCCGTGCTGAGCCCCCAGACCAGTCCTTTCGGACCGGCTCTCCCGGGGATGCCCCGGAGAGGCCGCCGCTTTGCGACTTTAGTGAGGGGCTTTCAGCCCCAATGGACTTCTACCGCTTTACCGTCGAGAGTCCAAGCACTGTTACATCAGGTGGCGGCCACCATGACCCTGCAGGGCTTGGCCAACCGCTGCATGTTCCTAGTAGCCCTGAGGCTGCTGGccaagaagaagagggaggaggaggagagggacagACGCCTCGGCCCCTAGAGGATACCACGAGGGAGGCTCAGGAGCTGGAGGCCCAGCTGTCTCTGGTCAGGGAGGGGCCTGTGTCTGAGCCAGAGCCTGGGACCCAGGAGGTTCTCTGCCAGCTCAAGCGAGACCAGCCCAGCCCGTGTCTGAGTAGCGCTGAGGATTCTGGGGTAGATGAGGGACAGGGGAGCCCTTCGGAGATGGTCCATTCCTCGGAGTTCAG AGTAGACAACAATCACCTGCTCCTGCTAATGATCCACGTGTTCAGAGAAAACGAAGAGCAGCTGTTCAAA ATGATCCGGATGAGCACCGGGCACATGGAGGGCAACCTGCAGCTGCTGTACGTGCTGCTCACAGACTGCTATGTCTACCTGCTCCGGAAAG GGGCCACAGAGAAGCCATACCTGGTGGAAGAGGCCGTTTCTTACAATGAACTTGACTATGTGTCG GTTGGCCTTGACCAGCAGACGGTGAAGCTGGTGTGCACCAACCGCAGGAAGCAGTTTCTGCTGGACACGGCTGATGTGGCGCTGGCTGA GTTCTTTTTGGCTTCTTTGAAGTCAGCCATGATCAAAGGCTGTCGAGAACCACCCTACCCCAGCATCCTGACGGATGCCACCATGGAGAAGCTGGCACTGGCCAAATTTGTGGCCCAAGAATCGAAGTGTGAG GCATCTGCTGTCACCGTGCGCTTCTACGGCCTTGTGCACTGGGAGGACCCCACAGATGAGTCCCTGGGCCCTGCCCCCTGCCACTGCTCACCCCCCGAGGGCACCATCACCAAAGAAGGCATGCTGCACTACAAGGCGGGCACCTCCTACCTGGGCAAGGAACACTGGAAGACGTGCTTTGTGGTTCTCAG CAACGGGATCCTCTACCAGTACCCGGACCGCACCGATGTCATCCCTCTGCTCTCAGTGAACATGGG GGGGGAGCAGTGCGGTGGCTGCCGGAGAGCCAACACCACGGATCGGCCCCACGCCTTCCAGGTCATTCTCTCCGACCGGCCCTGCCTGGAGCTGAGTGCCGAGAGTGAGGCCGAGATGGCCGAGTGGATGCAGCACCTCTGCCAGGCTGTGTCCAAAGGG GTCATCCCTCAGGGCGTAGCTCCCAGCCCCTGCATCCCCTGCTGCCTGGTCCTCACCGATGACCGCCTCTTCACGTGCCATGAGGATTGCCAGACCAGCTTCTTCCGCTCTCTGGGCACAGCCAAGCTGGGCGACATCAGCGCTGTCTCCACTGAGCCGGGCAAGGAGTACTGTGTCTTg GAGTTCTCCCAGGACAGCCAGCAGCTCCTTCCGCCCTGGGTCATCTACCTGAGTTGCACTTCTGAACTGGACCGATTGCTGTCTGCACTGAACTCTGGGTGGAAAACCATTTATCAG GTGGACCTCCCCCACACGGCGATCCAGGAAGCCTCCAACAAGAAGAAATTCGAGGATGCCTTGAGCCTCATCCACAGCGCCTGGCAGCGGAGCGACAGTCTCTGCCGCGGCCGAGCCTCCCGAGACCCCTGGTGCTGA